The segment ggaaacaggctcagagaaacGAGGGCTTGCTCATAGATCACAACAAGGAGTCAAAACAGGGGCTTCTGACTGCAGGCAGACTCAGTCAACCACGATGCCTCAGGATCCCCTTGGTGGCTCACCTCCTCTTTGGGACTCTGCCTGAGTCTTCTGCCTTCTGGAGCCTTCTTACTCCATTTCCTTCACCTGCAGCTTTGACCACAgggctcctcccctctcctctctcactctcaccaACTTAGAAAGGGCCAATCGATTTCCATGCTAAGGATTTAGAAATCCAGCTGGGTTCCTGATCTCACCTGTCCTTTAGTCCTATATCTCCAATTCCCTACAGGAGATTATCTGTTCTCAGACACCTGCCAACATCCCCACCAATCCTTGGTGCCAATCACAACCTCTCCACACCTTATCTTGTACCATTTTCATTCGTGTCTTCTCATAAAATACTCcttagagcactggccctagatgTAGAAGGCCTTCTCCAGGGATTACAGACTCTTTCCCTCTTAAGGAAATCCTTCCAAATGTTAGACAGCTTTCATAGGACCTCCCATACCTTCCTCATTCttccctctgaggccaagcagactGAGGCTAATCCCTCCATCCTCTGACAACCTTTGGTTGCTTGAAGATTGATCCTATCTCCCTTCCCCTAGTCCTCTCTTTTCCAGGGTAAACATGCCCAGTTCTTTAAACAAATCTTCCTATTGGCAGAGTTTAAATTCTCAACACCATCTCTCCTCTGAGAGTGTCTCCAGTTTGCCAGTGCCCCTAGAATGTGGTGCCTAAAACTAAACATAGCACTCTGGGGGTGATCCACCAGGTCAGGAGCATGCATGAACCTCTGCTTTCTTCAGCCTTTCCAGATCCCTCCCCCAGGCCCCATCACTCCTCTCCCTTTctaattaccttgcatttattccCAAACATGCTTATCTGaactgggagctccctgagggcaggcgctgtgtttatgcctttctttgcaacctcagggcttagcatggtgcctggagcATAGACGGGACTATGGAGGGAAGCAGATGGTAGAGTACTAgattagactcaggaagacccaagttcacatCCTGTCTAAGGCACCTACCggatgtatgaccctgagcaagttgccTAActtctgtctatctcagtttccttgtctgtagaaagggaaataataatagtgcctactcaCAGGGTGAGGGTCAAAAATGAGTTAATGTTGGTatagagctttgcaaactttagagaaCGATAGGAATGCCAGGGTCATTTAGCATCCTTGAGGTCACTTGGTCAGTTACTGCTTTGGGGCTCTCCACTGAACAGAAAGTAAGCACCACTCCCTCCCAGGCCCCCACAGTCAGCCGACACCAACCTTGACTGGTCCCGCCTGCTTCCTCTTGCCTTGGGCTTTTCTAGCTTTTCTCTGGGCTGAGGGTGGGACCGGTTTGCCTTTTCTGGTTCTCCAGCCTGGGCAGGACTCAAAAGTAGCTGTAGCAGCCTTTACCTTCTGGCCTCGCACATTGACTGGGAATTTGCAGGTGGCGCCCACTCGGAGGTTCAGGCCAGTGAGCCACctaggaaaagaggggaaggtgGAGACCCCTGAGTGTTCTCCATTCTCCTTCTTTGCCACAGACTTCTCTGGAAAGGGCCAGGGATCTTGGGACCTCAGCTGGGTGGCAGGGACTCTCTGAGTGAGGGGAGCCTTGGGCCTTGGCCTAGGAGATCTGGGCTCTTGGCCTGGGAGCCACACTACCTGGGAAGCTGGCTCCTTAGGCTGGAAGCAGGAGCCCTGGAGATGAGGCCTATGGGTCCCTCTGCCGCTGGGCCCCATGCCCAGCCCCCAGGAACGCTCAGGCACCCCACCTGTGCAGTGGAAGGAGCTGGCAGTCGCAGCGGAAGGGATTCTCACTGAGGTTAATGAGCTCCAGCCTCGTGAAACTGTCCATGGGCGGCAGGGTCTGCAGTCGATTTTTCTCCAGGTACAAAGTCCTGAGCCCAGGCCCCAGACCAGCAAAGGCCCCTGGAGAAATCTATAGCGGAAGAAGCCAAAGTGATTAGGCTGGGGCAGTGAGGTCACACATCCTGAATTTGCTCTTGGTCACCCTCCACAGACACACTCTTTCCTTGTTTCCCCCAGCCTCTGACCATCTCCTTTGGCAAAGAGAAGATGGCCCTTGTCCTTATCAAAGCCAGACCCATTCATGTGTGCTCCCatgtttagcacagagcctggcaccgGGGAGGTGCTTAGCAAATAACTTTGACTTGACTGCCAGCCCTCAgcccttctcctcttttcccctacaGATCTGAGCTTCACTCACTCCCTGTCCCTCACCCTCCAACATAGTGAGTGTACAAGAGAGGAGAGACCAAGGGCTGAGACCTGGGGGactgagctggtgaaggaaatggagaacatGGAATgacagggctgggaggggcctgggAACATCGAATGCCAAATCTTAGAGTGATCTAGTTTAACCTCattttttaacagataaggaaactgagcatgCCAGAGCTAGCATGCAGGTCCTCGGAATCTGTTCTGTCTTCTTTTTATTATGACATGATGCTGGAGGTCATAGGGAAATAAAGTGTTTGATACTTCCTGCCTCTCCCTGTTTTCAGCAAACAGGTTAGGAGATCCTCGAGAACAAGTGACCACTTGCAATCCTCTGCCGGACACTCacctttttcttatttcctattgctTCCCTACATGGACTCTGTTCTAGTCTGCTAGCTTGTATGAGATGTTCTATTCCCCTGCCTTTatacctttgcacaggctgttccccatgcctagaatgccatCCCTTCTCACTTCCATTTCTTAGTATCCCCAGCTTCTTCTAGAGCCCAGGTCAGCCCCCACCTCCTACACAAcacctttcttgattctcctctcctatggtttaacattttctccttcctgaaaTTCCACTGTCTTACTTGACATAGAcatttaaatttacttttctgtCTCCCCCGTCTAAAGTTCTCAGCTTCTTGAGGGCCAGGAATGTCCTGCATTGGTCTATGTCCGTTGTGCTGGAACCTGGGAAGTACTGGATCCACTGTACCTGGAAGGGAAGTGGGTGTGCCTTCACCCTCCTCTCCTTACCCACCTGCCGCAGCCCAGTGTCATTCAGGTAGAGGTGCTGGAGGGAGCTGGCCACAGGCTGAAAAGCCCTGTCCTCCAGAACCCGTAGGGGGTTGCCCGACAAGTGCAGCTCTCTGAGGACAGGCAGCCCCTCCAAGGCTCTTGTTGGCACTGTCTGCAGTTGGTTCCTATCCAGGTGCAGCTTTTCTAACTCCAGAGCTGGACCCGGATCCACACGAGAGATATTATTGCTGCACACATCAAGGCAGTGAAGCCCCTTGGCCCCCATCAGGTCTCCTATAGCCAGATGTTGGAGAGCATTGTGCTCTAGATGAAGGGAGAAGAGTCTGGGCACGAACTTCAGGGCAGCCCTGGGCACTCGTGTGAAGTAGTTGTGATCTAGGTACAGGTAACGGAGCTGGGGGGTGCCCTGCAGGGCAGCAGCGCTGAGCCCTGAGAGCTGGTTGTCGGAGAGGTAGAGGTAGATCAGCTGGCCCAATCCATTCAGGGCTCCTGGCCCCAGGTGGGTGATGCCACAGCTTTGGAGATGCAGTGACACCAGGTGGACCAGGCCAGGGAAGGAGCCTCGGGGGATGGAAGAAAAGTTGTTTCGTCTCAGATCTAGAAGTTGGGTGTGGTTGGGGAATCCAGAGGGGATGAGCCTTAGCCCCTTGTTCTCACAAATGCTGTGTTGGGAATCAGGGGAGCAGACACAGGCTGCGGGGCAGGGTTTGGCGGCTCTGTCCTCCTTGGGAGCCCAGGTTGAGGCCTGAGGCCTGGGGGCCACCACCTTTCCATCCTCTTCCTTGTCTCCCTGCCTCTGGCAGTACAGATCCTTGGCCCTCAGTGATTCAAGAGCTTCTCCCTCCAGGCGTCTGGGCTCTGAACACAACCCATCAGTCTGTACCTGGGCCCTGGACACCCATTCCCACAGGGGCCTGACAGTACAGTCACACATCAGCGGGTTTCCACTCAGGTTGAGCCTCCGGAGCTGGCCTATCCCTTCAAGTGGGGGAAGCCCCATGAGCTGGTTGCTCTGGAGGTCCAGCGATCGGAGTCCGGGACAGAGGGTGAAGGCCCTGGCATCTACATCCTGCAGGGCAGCATGGTCAAGGGCCAGATCTCGCAGAGCCTGGAGTGCCAGCCCATCCCCCTCACCCAGGTAGGTGAGTGGGTTGTGACCCAGCTCCAGCTGTACTATGCCATCAGGGCGAGACAGAGCCTCCCCTGGCAGGGCCTGTAGCTCATTGTGATCCAGGCTGAGCCTGCGGAGGGCAGGCAGGCCTGCCAAGGCCTCTGGGGCCAAGACATGGAGAGCATTGTGTGAGAGGCGCAGCCATCGAGTCTGGAGCAACCCCTGGAAGGCCATGTCAGGCAGGTAGACCAGTGAGTTGTGGGCAAGATTGAGGAGGCCCAGGGACCCCAACTGGCTGAAGGCTCCTGGGCGGATCTCCTCTAGCTGGTTGTTCTCCAGAATCAGCTGCCTCAGGGACCCCAACCCATCCAGGGCCTCCTGGTAGAGTACTGGGAGGTGGTTGGACGCCAGATTGAGGTAAACCAATCGGCCCAGGCCTCGGAATGCCCCTTCCTCAACCCTCTCCAGCTGGCAATGCCTCAGATCCAGATGAGTGAGGTAGGGGAATGACAgaaaagcctctgggggaatcaCCTTTAGTGCATTGCCTTGGAGATCCAGCCTCTGAGTCATCTGTGAATGACAGGAGAATGGCAGTTCACATTCATTGATTATCCCCTTATCAGATACAGATTGTGTCCTGTAACAGTCTGGgaaaacttttcattttcctgGCCTGGTTGAACTTTGTCAAACAGACCATCCTTTAGTTaaatcctcctttccctccctttctctggaatataattttacacacacacatacacacacacacacacacacacacacacacacatacacagacacacacacagacacacaccgcACTAAGCTTCTTGACTTGGAACATTCCAATCTAGAAACTGCCAGTTTCCTTCCTGTCTGTGACCTTGGGAGTGGGTAAACAGACTGTCCTGAGCAGGATCCCAGCCTTCTCTAGAGACAGCTCTCCTGCCCTTCTAAAGCCTGGATCCAGGAGGCCTGGCCGGCATGGGCTACTAAGGCTCCCAGGTGACATCCCTTCCCCTGACTTCCCACTACTTTGGAGTTTGCAGTGACAGTATACCTCTGGCAGGTGCTAGTCCCATCAGGTCGACAGGCTGACCCATGGGGTTTCAGGCCCTAACCCTGTGATGGGATTGAGGGGGCTGCCTTGGTTTGTAGGTCTCAGTCCTGGATCTGGGGGGAGGGATCTTGGGCTGCCCACATCCCCTTCCTGTTATTACCCATCTTCTGCTTCCTACTGGGAACACTGAGACTTCCCTTAAACCTGTCCAACAACATTGCCCCTTGCTTTCAGGATTGACTGGCTCATTTCGTTTTTCATCAGGGAGCTTTCAGTCCCAGAAATTCCCCAGCCCATCCCTGCTGTGAATCATAGCGCAACCCTCGGCTCCAAGGGCCGTTTGCGTAAGACcatcctcattggtggagattgatTCCTTCCTCCCAGAGTCTTTATCTCCCTTTAGGGACCTAAAGAGAGTCTGGAACAACACATCTCCTTTcgcaaagctggaagccagaagaccaGAATCTATCTTCTCTCTAGCTCTCATCAACTCTTACTTTCCTCACAGGCACAGAACCATGAGAACAGTTCCATGGCCCGGAGATTTTGAGCTTGGAAAGAGCCACTGAGttaaaccccctcattttacagggaaggaaactgaggcccagggagattgtGTGACTTGCCTAGACTACTAAaagtctgaagcaggattcaaatctagatcttcctgactccaggccccgtgCTTtacccactgtaccatgctgcctccatcATACCCCTTGTCTGTAGCTTTCCAGAATCACTATTAATACAGATGTCATCCGTATTAATATTAGTAGATTAATTGTAATGTTATTAATGATAACATTAACACAAACAAGAACATTAGTGAcgattattatatgttatatattttacatatatgtaaaaatatatacacacacatatatgcatatatatatgtatgtgcgtgtatatatacacatatttaatgtacctggcacacagaaagtACTAAAAAAATACTATCTGTATGTATCCAAAGTCTTAGTGATGTTTTTAGCTATTTAAGCTAAATTTAAAagctaaagcttaaaactgcatcaGGAATTTTGGGACATCCTGTGTGTATATTTACCTccacactttttatttttaactagaCCTATAATGTCATCAGCATAGGATGTTCCTGCTGACAAAACTCCCTCTCCAATGGCAGTCAGAGAGTTGGGGCTTTCTATAAGCCTTCAGGTCCTCCAGTCTCTGTTCAAAGTCCTTCAGTCACAGGAATCCCCTACCAGCCATAGTGGCTCATCCTACTTCTGCGAAACTTTGGTAGTTTTCCTTAAATTAAGCCTGAATTTGCCTCTATCATCCTCATTTGGCTGCTCTCCAGGATTTCAAACTCCTTCATAAACTctagtgcccagaactgaacacaataccccAACGTGGTGTGACCAAGGCAGAGGGCAGTGGGACCATCTTCCTGGGTCTGGATCAGGGGTTTCATTGACATAGGGAATCATCAAGATGGAGTCTCCTTCTATCAACGCAGAGTGGTACCCTCACTGCAATTTGTGACTTAGGAAGTAGCCTGGgacacagaggtaaagtgaccagtccaaggtcatatagccagaGGGTATCAGAGACTGAATCTGAAGCCACGTCTTCTTTCCTGAGCTTCAGGTGAACCAGCTCTAACTACAGTACATCTCAGTCCTGGACATTATCCTTCCCTTAATTTAGCCTCAGAAGACACTAGCTTTCTTGGCTGACATATCACAGTTGACTCAGTATGATCTTGTGGTCCACTGAAACCCCCAGATATTTTTCATTTGACCCCTATACTTTTGAAATGGATTTTTCTTGGTCCTTTGGTGAGTACTGTCACACTAACTCATTGATCAGTGTCCAGACCTCTCTCTAACTCTACCACTAAGCTTGTCAGCATCTCTCTCTAGTCCCCTAGGTCTGACACCTTGGTGCCAACCTTCTTCCAACTCTCCACCTGGTCCTGGCTGCCCCCTCACCTGCGGGATGGTGACTGGCACCTCTGTGAGGTTCTGGCGCCTACACGACACATGTCTCCTGATGTTGTCACAGACACAGATCCGGGGGCAGCGGCCGGCAAGTCCTCTGCAAGCCAGGGCCAGCAGCATGGAGAGTCCAAGAGGATTCCACATCCTGGGGGAGAACTAGGGGCAAGGGAGAGAGGCCACTGCAAGCAGGGCctggaatggggagggggggtgtcATTGGaccagagaggaaggggaagggaagaaatatttaGTGAGCATCTCCTATGAGCCAGGGATGGTACCAAACAATttccaaatatcttatttgatcagaggacaagcttggagtcagaagaaaccACAACTCCAGGAATTCTCAGTCGCTTTTCTTTCCATACTTCCCAGCTCAGGCCCCAATAGCTTCCTCGCTTTATAATGGTGCTGAGAGTGCAAGGTGGGTACTGGAGTCCCCTCTGATGGGGGACTCCCCCACCACCCCATCCTGAACCTCTCTGAACCCAAACACCTCTCTCTGATTATCTGTCACAGAGCAGGGGCTTCCCAGCATTATCGGAGGGACTTTCCTCACCAGGGAAATCATAGACCTGGACCAATAGGGAAAGAGGAACAGCTCTACCAAAAGTCTGATTGTTCCCTTGTATCCAGAGCTTGaaagattgcaaagcactttctggATCCTAACATCAttctccccctgcccctcctCCAAGGTCCCACAGACATCTGTGTGTGAGGCAAGaatcgaacccaggtcttcctagatAGATGAggtatcatcaccaccaccatcattctAATGCAGCTGAAGCTGATGGGGGAGGGTGGATCAGGCATCTGAACTCTCaagctagaaggggccttggaGAGCTTCTAATCCAGCCCTTAGAttacacagaaggaaactgaggcctagacaagtgatgggatcataggatcatgggtttagtgctggaaggaaccTGGGAGGCCATGGAGGTTAACACAGGTGGTCAGCAGCAGAGGCTGGCACAGAACCCAGGACCTCTAGCTCCAAAGTCTTTGTACTGAACCATACCCTCCACCCCCAATCCCCAGAGAGCTCCCGGCAGCACTCAGACAGCTGAAGCCCAGGAGCCTGTACGTAGGGGGCTGGGAGCCCTGTCGCTGAGCAGCAGAGAAATGAACTTGAGCCCTTCCTTTCCTGGTTGTGGCCAGGTCATATGCTGGTCCATCCCCATCACCAGCCCTCTAATGCCCtgcccccatcccacccccaatcTCCTTCGTTCTGTCCTAGGCAGGTGAGGCTGGCAACCCCTGCCTGAGTTGGATATTACCTTAGAGGGAACGTCTGGGCCAACCACCTATTtcacaggggaggaaactgaggcccagagatgcaGAAGTGCCCAGGCAAGCATCCAAGAGCTTAGGGTCACTTAGTTGTACCCCCACCATCCCACATAGCAGGAATGTGAGTCTAGAGCTGACTGAAAGACATACAGCTGGCCAGGGGACTCTAGTGCCCCTtgttccctctcatttctctttccctgcAGCTCCCAATCTGGCCCCTCCACTTTCTGGGTCCCACTGATCTCTCCCTCCTGCACACGGAGCCTTCTGCTTGACCAGTTTCCCAGGGACTCACCTCCAAGTCCAGGCTACAAGCTCCTTTGCCTCCGTCTGAGCTCGGGGATGTGAGTGAGGGTGGCTAACAGAGGAGGAGCAGACAACTCCACCTCCCATCAGCCCCCCTCTCTATCTCAGGGCCTCCCACCTGGCATGCCCTCTCCTTCAAGCTGAATGAGGGCATTGTTGACTGGTCTAGCCCAGTACATGCTTTTCCCCTAAGGAAAGGGGACCagtgggttggggagggaggctGGGGTGAGGGCTTCAAGGAAGGTGGTCtgagaaagaacaaattcaaaGTCCTCTCTCACTCCTGGCTGGAATTACCAGCAAGTTTTCCAGAGGCGCCAAGCTGGGAACCTGAGCCCTGGTGGCTGATGGTGGCCCCCTGGAAAGCCTGTCACACAGGTTGGAGCAGTGCTGGACACTGCGGGCTGGAGACCAACTAAGCTGACAGACTCTCCTGCCAAACCCTTGACCAGtcccagtgtctgaggctgggtgaGCCCAACACTAGCTCGCTCAAATACAAGTAtttatcatctgaaaaatgggaataacccTTGTCTTTCCTCCTTAGGAAGGACGCGGAGAGGAAAACACTGCGTTGAGTTTTCAACTtagatgtatttttttattttttgaagtgtctcattgatgttttttaaaaagtatcactCTTCCTTCATAACTCTCTCCCCAAGAGAACTCTCCCTTTTACCAAAGTACAACGAAGCAAAACGCACTGGTTTTGTTTGACAGCGTAGACTGCACTCTGCCCCTGTAGTCCACTGCCTTTCAATTGAGAAGCAGGAAGCGCACTTCCCTGGCAGTCCTCTCAAGTCTTCATGGAGCTCTCCGCTGATCAGCAACCAGTGGGTAAACAACAGGTGTTTACTAGATGCTTGTTATCTCATCGATTGCATGTCAAGTCAAGCGTTCCTGCTAGTCTTTCCACCTTCCTGATTTCTTCTTGGGCACGCCATGACCTTTCTATGCTGCA is part of the Notamacropus eugenii isolate mMacEug1 chromosome 3, mMacEug1.pri_v2, whole genome shotgun sequence genome and harbors:
- the LOC140534786 gene encoding chondroadherin-like protein, with translation MWNPLGLSMLLALACRGLAGRCPRICVCDNIRRHVSCRRQNLTEVPVTIPQMTQRLDLQGNALKVIPPEAFLSFPYLTHLDLRHCQLERVEEGAFRGLGRLVYLNLASNHLPVLYQEALDGLGSLRQLILENNQLEEIRPGAFSQLGSLGLLNLAHNSLVYLPDMAFQGLLQTRWLRLSHNALHVLAPEALAGLPALRRLSLDHNELQALPGEALSRPDGIVQLELGHNPLTYLGEGDGLALQALRDLALDHAALQDVDARAFTLCPGLRSLDLQSNQLMGLPPLEGIGQLRRLNLSGNPLMCDCTVRPLWEWVSRAQVQTDGLCSEPRRLEGEALESLRAKDLYCQRQGDKEEDGKVVAPRPQASTWAPKEDRAAKPCPAACVCSPDSQHSICENKGLRLIPSGFPNHTQLLDLRRNNFSSIPRGSFPGLVHLVSLHLQSCGITHLGPGALNGLGQLIYLYLSDNQLSGLSAAALQGTPQLRYLYLDHNYFTRVPRAALKFVPRLFSLHLEHNALQHLAIGDLMGAKGLHCLDVCSNNISRVDPGPALELEKLHLDRNQLQTVPTRALEGLPVLRELHLSGNPLRVLEDRAFQPVASSLQHLYLNDTGLRQISPGAFAGLGPGLRTLYLEKNRLQTLPPMDSFTRLELINLSENPFRCDCQLLPLHRWLTGLNLRVGATCKFPVNVRGQKVKAATATFESCPGWRTRKGKPVPPSAQRKARKAQGKRKQAGPVKVGKARLEEKTSHV